The Mercurialis annua linkage group LG8, ddMerAnnu1.2, whole genome shotgun sequence genome window below encodes:
- the LOC126661509 gene encoding uncharacterized mitochondrial protein AtMg00810-like, with protein MVFLQASSCFKLKAFISSFNLTAAQHKLLCSATQIIASSFLASSMFCVCVFPAVDSWMTASSSSARQLSARQLSHFLVCIKSSGSVFTALLIYVDDLIIASNCIQEVQSVKAYLHNAFSIKDLGVLKYFLGLEVARSSKGISLCQRKYSLDLLKDTGFIEAKPVSTPMINSKRLSKGDGEALPDNFLYRKLIGKLLYLCVTRPDLSYAVQQLSQFLDCPTSTHLTAVHRVLRYVKAAPGKGLFFSSESNLHLQAFSDSDWATCPDTRRSISGYCVFLGTSLVSWRSKKQTTVSRSSSEAEYRALAALTCELQWMQYLLTDLRHKTSMPSTIYCDNLSAISLAHNPVLHERSKHIAIDCHLIREKIAAGVIKLLPVTTDNQLADCLTKALPPSCFNHSISKLGLIDLYDPV; from the exons atggtgtttttacaag CTTCTTCTTGCTTCAAGCTCAAGGCATTCATTTCAAGCTTCAATCTAACTGCAGCTCAGCATAAGCTACTGTGCTCAGCAACACAGATCATAGCTTCTTCCTTCTTAGCAAGCAGCATGTTTTGTGTGTGTGTATTTCCAGCTGTTGACAGCTGGATGACAGCTAGTTCCAGCTCAGCAAGGCAGTTATCAGCTAGGCAGTTATCACAT TTTTTGGTTTGTATTAAGTCCTCTGGTTCAGTATTCACAGCATTGCTCATTTATGTGGATGATTTAATCATTGCAAGCAATTGCATACAAGAAGTTCAATCAGTAAAAGCTTATCTACACAATGCTTTTAGCATTAAGGATCTTGGTGTTCTTAAATACTTCCTTGGTCTAGAAGTGGCCAGATCCAGCAAAGGTATTTCTTTATGTCAAAGAAAATACTCTTTAGATTTGCTCAAGGACACAGGATTTATTGAGGCAAAACCTGTTTCTACTCCTATGATTAATTCAAAGAGGCTTAGCAAAGGTGATGGTGAAGCTTTGCCTGATAATTTTCTTTACAGAAAACTCATTGGTAAACTGCTTTATCTCTGTGTTACAAGACCAGATTTGTCTTATGCTGTGCAACAACTGAGTCAATTTCTGGATTGTCCTACAAGTACTCATTTGACAGCAGTGCATAGAGTATTGAGATATGTCAAAGCAGCTCCAGGCAAAGGCCTCTTCTTTTCTTCAGAATCTAACTTGCACTTACAAGCATTTTCTGATTCTGACTGGGCTACTTGTCCAGACACTAGAAGATCCATATCAGGGTACTGTGTTTTTCTTGGTACTTCTCTTGTTTCATGGAGGTCTAAGAAGCAGACAACTGTCTCTCGTTCAAGCTCAGAGGCTGAGTACAGGGCTTTAGCAGCTTTAACTTGTGAATTGCAGTGGATGCAGTATTTGCTGACAGATTTAAGACACAAGACTTCCATGCCTTCTACAATCTATTGTGATAATTTGTCTGCTATTTCATTAGCACACAATCCTGTTCTGCATGAACGTTCCAAACATATAGCTATTGATTGTCATTTGATCAGGGAAAAGATAGCTGCAGGTGTCATCAAGCTTCTTCCAGTTACTACAGACAATCAACTTGCTGATTGTTTGACAAAAGCCCTTCCTCCTTCTTGCTTTAATCACTCAATATCCAAGCTTGGTCTCATAGATCTCTATGATCCAGTTTGA